The DNA sequence GCCGCTTCTCTGCCCGGCGCTCCGCCCTGCGGCGCAGGAAGCGTCGGATCCGGGAGACCAGGAAGAGGAGCAGCAGCAGCCCGGCGAGCAGCAGGACGCCCGAGATGACCGCCGCGGCGACGGGATAGAAGATCGCGAGGGTGATGAGGACGCCGACCCCGAGGTCCTCGGCGAGGCTCACCACGATGTTGCTGAACGGCTCCGGCGAGGTGTTGACCGCCATCCGCGTGCCCGCCTTGACCAGGTGGCTCAGCAGCGCCGTGGAACCGCCGACCGCGCCCGCCGCCAGCTCGGGCAGCGACCCGCTCTGACCGGCGAGCAGCGCTGCCACGACCGCGCCCGCCACCGGCCGGATCACGGTGTGCACCGAGTCCCAGGCCGAGTCCACGTACGGGATCTTGTCGGCGACGGCCTCGCACAGGAACAGCACGCCGGCCGCGATCAGTACGTCGGGACGTTGCAGCGCCTCGGGCACCTCGTCGCTCAGCCCTGTCGCACCGAACACGCCGAGCAGCAGGACCACGGCGTAGGAGTTGACGCCGCTGGCCCAGCCGCTGGTGAAGATCAAGGGAAGTATGGACACGGACGCGATCGTAACCAGTCGGCAACGGCGGGGCTTGGGGATGAGTGCGCAGTTCTGAGTACGCGTACCTAGTCGGTGAGTTGAGTACGCGCGCGGATGGGGCCCGGCCTGCCGGAACGAGAGAGTGGGGGCACGGAGAAGGGGATCGGCTCCGGCACCGGCGACACGGGGCGCCGGAATCGGAGCGGGCCCCGGATCCGCTCCTTCCGCCGGCCCGGCGTCGGCGGGAGCGAGACGGGGGACCCGGGGGAACGGCCGGACGGGGGTCCAGCGGGGGACACGGGGGAGTACGGGGGAAACGGGGGAGCACGAGAGGGCGCCGGTTCGACAGTGGCCCGCGGGGGACGCGGCCACCGTCGGACCGGCGCTTTCGTGTGCGTACGACGCCTGTCGCGTCAGTGGCGCCCGCTCACCCGGCCCTGCAACAGCCGGGACAGCGCCGAGTGCACGTCGTCCAGGGAGCGTTCCGGCTGGAACGACTTCCAGTCCAGCGCCGCCACCAGGACCATGCCGACCAGGGCGGCGGCAGTCAGCTGGACGTCGATCTCCTCGCTGAACTCGCCGTTGTCCACGCCCTCGCGCAGCACGCCCTCGACGACCGCCACGGCCTGCTGCCGGACCACCATCAGCGTGGACTGCCAGGCCCGGTTCGTCCGCCACAGCTCGGCGACGTAGAGCTGGGTGAAGGACGGGTAGCGGTCGATGAAGACCAGCCCCGCGCGGATCATCGCGTCCAGGGCGTCCACCTTGCTGCCGCCGTCCCGCGCGGTCTTTTCCGCCGCCTCCCGCAGGGACGCGGTGAGGAGTTCGACTCCGTGGCGCAGAAGCTCCTCGAAGAGGACCGACTTGCTGGCGAAGTTGTAGTAGACCGTGCCTTTCGCCACCCCGGCCCGTTCGGCGATCTCGTCAACGGTGGTG is a window from the Streptomyces sp. NBC_00299 genome containing:
- a CDS encoding DUF4126 domain-containing protein, whose translation is MSILPLIFTSGWASGVNSYAVVLLLGVFGATGLSDEVPEALQRPDVLIAAGVLFLCEAVADKIPYVDSAWDSVHTVIRPVAGAVVAALLAGQSGSLPELAAGAVGGSTALLSHLVKAGTRMAVNTSPEPFSNIVVSLAEDLGVGVLITLAIFYPVAAAVISGVLLLAGLLLLLFLVSRIRRFLRRRAERRAEKRLAQAVGQRPG
- a CDS encoding TetR/AcrR family transcriptional regulator — its product is MESSNAASGGSTRREATRQKLYEAAVTLIAEQGFSATTVDEIAERAGVAKGTVYYNFASKSVLFEELLRHGVELLTASLREAAEKTARDGGSKVDALDAMIRAGLVFIDRYPSFTQLYVAELWRTNRAWQSTLMVVRQQAVAVVEGVLREGVDNGEFSEEIDVQLTAAALVGMVLVAALDWKSFQPERSLDDVHSALSRLLQGRVSGRH